One region of Lysobacter silvisoli genomic DNA includes:
- a CDS encoding YheT family hydrolase codes for MADTEPTANDYRPPRWLRNAHVQSVLGSSPLRRRSAERRLQALGATTTEHLIDGGDGVRLQGLHSAVPGQSSRGLVLLLHGWEGSVDSNYMRMTAAQLLGRGFEVFRLNFRDHGDTHHLNEGLFHSNRIGEVLHAAQDVAARFPRRPLAVAGYSLGGNFALRLALQAPEAGLPLAHAAAVCPVLDPARTMDSMEQGLPIYLWYFERKWRGSLARKRELFPQFHDFDDRTLGLRMRPLTQWMVERHTDYGTLDRYFDGYSIAGPRLSALQVPVSILMAEDDPVIPIQGFRELDLPANACLEIAPWGGHCGFLENARLDGFAERWIAGRLAAALG; via the coding sequence ATGGCCGACACCGAGCCGACCGCCAACGACTACCGCCCGCCGCGCTGGCTGCGCAATGCGCACGTGCAGTCGGTGCTGGGCTCCAGCCCGCTGCGCCGGCGCAGCGCCGAACGCCGTTTGCAGGCCCTGGGCGCGACCACCACCGAACACCTGATCGACGGCGGCGACGGCGTGCGCCTGCAGGGCTTGCACAGCGCGGTGCCGGGGCAGAGCTCGCGCGGCCTGGTCCTGCTGCTGCACGGCTGGGAAGGCAGCGTCGATTCCAACTACATGCGCATGACCGCGGCGCAGCTGCTGGGCCGCGGCTTCGAAGTGTTCCGGCTCAACTTCCGCGATCACGGCGACACCCATCACCTCAACGAAGGCCTGTTCCACTCCAACCGCATCGGCGAAGTGCTGCACGCCGCGCAGGACGTGGCCGCGCGCTTCCCGCGCCGGCCGCTGGCGGTGGCCGGCTATTCGCTGGGCGGCAACTTCGCCCTGCGCCTGGCCCTGCAGGCGCCCGAGGCCGGGCTGCCGTTGGCGCACGCGGCCGCGGTGTGCCCGGTGCTGGACCCGGCCCGCACCATGGACTCGATGGAGCAGGGCCTGCCGATCTACCTGTGGTACTTCGAGCGCAAGTGGCGCGGTTCGCTGGCGCGCAAGCGCGAGCTGTTCCCGCAGTTCCACGATTTCGACGACCGCACCCTGGGCCTGCGCATGCGCCCGCTGACCCAGTGGATGGTCGAGCGGCACACCGACTACGGCACCCTGGACCGCTATTTCGACGGCTATTCCATCGCCGGCCCGCGCCTGTCGGCGCTGCAGGTGCCGGTGAGCATCCTGATGGCCGAGGACGACCCGGTGATCCCGATCCAGGGCTTCCGCGAACTCGATCTGCCGGCCAATGCCTGCTTGGAGATCGCGCCTTGGGGCGGGCATTGCGGGTTCCTGGAGAACGCGCGGCTGGACGGGTTCGCCGAGCGCTGGATCGCGGGGCGCTTGGCGGCGGCGCTGGGGTAA
- a CDS encoding tetratricopeptide repeat protein: protein MYETTLDALRRGAAAEALAAAQELTAAQPQDPHAHRLLAAARRAGGDRDGALAALDQALAIAPEDANLHLERAGLLLDARELDQAQRALAQAIGLDPNQFPAYIVQAQLAISRGDLDEAERLVRTAARIAPDHPQVAAVEGTLLLRRGDADAALSLLSGAAERSPDEPQLRHALGFAYLAKGHYAFAEQAFRGLMERHPAQSASLRVLIVELMRRQGRTVEAADELTRLAASDDSPGLQRWLGEIELEAGRTDSALPRLRAALAAEPRDRRTLSALIEAWRRLGDADDARTTLEAALATHPQTDDLWRARLLFEPFAGDEARAVVERWMVAMPDYIPALEARATIHDQAGEREQADAIAHRIVELNPGDTRSELRIIDSLMRSDADAAVSRVESLLARAQDEQVKLTLRHLLGRTLDNAGQPGAAAATWMELQTEAAPSRLPLPPVTTPRTNWPDLAPLPEDPKGVLLLWGPPGSLVERIAQTFDMAQGPLRADRFGSNPPNDPLQRYGTAEALIDGSLDPAYAIRLWRAALPTRGIHDGAIFDWLLWWDNALLLALRPHLPEAVLMIALRDPRDMLLDWLAYGAPAPFKFESPEIAARWMAQVLNQIAALHEQDLMPHRLIKLDEISQSPGGIAQAIADALQITISAMPDEAIGPQRFEPGHWRAFAEPLAEAYALLTPVAKRLGYPES, encoded by the coding sequence ATGTACGAAACCACCCTCGACGCCCTGCGCCGCGGCGCAGCGGCGGAGGCCCTGGCCGCCGCCCAGGAACTGACCGCGGCGCAGCCGCAAGACCCGCACGCCCACCGTCTGCTCGCCGCCGCGCGCCGCGCCGGTGGCGACCGCGACGGCGCCCTGGCCGCCCTGGACCAGGCCCTGGCGATCGCGCCGGAAGACGCCAACCTGCACCTGGAGCGCGCCGGCCTGCTGCTGGACGCGCGCGAACTGGATCAGGCGCAGCGCGCGCTGGCCCAGGCCATCGGCCTGGATCCCAACCAATTCCCCGCCTACATCGTGCAGGCGCAGCTGGCGATCAGCCGCGGCGACCTGGACGAGGCCGAGCGCCTGGTGCGCACCGCCGCGCGCATCGCCCCCGATCACCCGCAGGTGGCCGCGGTCGAAGGCACCCTGCTGCTGCGCCGCGGCGATGCCGATGCCGCGCTGTCGCTGCTCAGCGGCGCGGCCGAGCGTTCGCCCGACGAACCGCAGCTGCGCCACGCGCTGGGCTTCGCCTACCTGGCCAAGGGCCATTACGCCTTCGCCGAACAGGCCTTCCGCGGCCTGATGGAACGCCACCCCGCGCAGAGCGCGTCGCTGCGCGTGCTCATCGTCGAGCTGATGCGCCGCCAGGGCCGCACCGTCGAAGCCGCCGACGAACTGACCCGGCTGGCCGCCAGCGACGACAGCCCCGGCCTGCAGCGTTGGCTGGGCGAGATCGAACTCGAAGCCGGCCGCACCGACAGCGCGCTGCCGCGCCTGCGCGCCGCGCTCGCGGCCGAGCCGCGCGACCGCCGCACCCTGTCGGCGCTGATCGAAGCCTGGCGCCGCCTCGGCGACGCCGACGACGCGCGCACCACCCTGGAAGCCGCGCTCGCCACCCATCCGCAGACCGACGACCTGTGGCGCGCGCGCCTGCTGTTCGAACCCTTCGCCGGCGACGAAGCGCGCGCGGTGGTCGAACGCTGGATGGTGGCCATGCCCGACTACATCCCGGCGCTGGAAGCGCGCGCGACCATCCACGATCAGGCCGGCGAGCGCGAACAGGCCGACGCCATCGCCCACCGCATCGTCGAGCTCAACCCGGGCGACACCCGCTCGGAGCTGCGCATCATCGACAGCCTGATGCGCAGCGACGCCGATGCCGCGGTCAGCCGCGTGGAAAGCCTGCTGGCGCGCGCGCAGGACGAACAGGTCAAGCTGACCCTGCGCCACCTGCTCGGACGCACCCTGGACAACGCCGGCCAGCCCGGCGCCGCCGCCGCGACCTGGATGGAACTGCAGACCGAGGCCGCGCCCAGCCGCCTGCCGCTGCCGCCGGTGACCACCCCGCGCACCAACTGGCCGGACCTGGCGCCGCTGCCGGAAGATCCCAAGGGCGTGCTGCTGCTGTGGGGCCCGCCGGGCTCGCTGGTCGAACGCATCGCCCAGACCTTCGACATGGCCCAGGGCCCGCTGCGCGCCGACCGCTTCGGTTCCAACCCGCCCAACGATCCGCTGCAGCGCTACGGCACCGCCGAGGCCCTGATCGACGGTTCGCTGGACCCGGCTTACGCGATCCGGCTGTGGCGCGCGGCGCTGCCCACGCGCGGCATCCACGACGGCGCGATCTTCGACTGGCTGCTGTGGTGGGACAACGCGCTGCTGTTGGCGCTGCGCCCGCACCTGCCCGAGGCGGTGCTGATGATCGCGCTGCGCGATCCGCGCGACATGCTGCTGGACTGGCTGGCCTACGGCGCGCCGGCGCCGTTCAAGTTCGAATCGCCGGAAATCGCCGCGCGCTGGATGGCCCAGGTGCTCAACCAGATCGCCGCGCTGCACGAGCAGGACCTGATGCCGCACCGTCTGATCAAGCTCGACGAGATTTCGCAAAGCCCCGGCGGCATCGCCCAGGCCATCGCCGACGCGCTGCAGATCACCATCAGCGCGATGCCCGACGAAGCAATCGGCCCGCAGCGCTTCGAGCCGGGCCATTGGCGCGCGTTCGCCGAGCCGCTGGCCGAGGCCTATGCACTGCTCACCCCGGTGGCCAAGCGCCTGGGCTATCCGGAAAGCTGA
- a CDS encoding YbhB/YbcL family Raf kinase inhibitor-like protein, with amino-acid sequence MQIHSDSFEHRARLSADFAAGQPTADGYGFAANRNPHLAWSGAPQGTRSFALLCLDPDVPTVGEMVGRDDVQIPVEQPRTDFCHWVMVDIPADVSEIAAGSCSDGVVAHGKADPAGPRGARQGLNDYTGWFAGNADMAGDWRGYDGPFPPPNDLRLHRYFFRVFALDVERLPLPERFTAADVQRAMHAHVLAEASIYGTYSLNPAVASA; translated from the coding sequence ATGCAGATCCATAGCGACAGTTTCGAACACCGCGCGCGCCTGTCCGCCGATTTCGCCGCCGGCCAGCCCACGGCCGACGGCTACGGCTTCGCCGCCAACCGCAATCCGCACCTGGCCTGGAGCGGCGCGCCGCAGGGCACGCGCTCGTTCGCGCTGCTGTGCCTGGACCCCGACGTGCCCACCGTGGGCGAGATGGTCGGCCGCGACGACGTGCAGATTCCGGTCGAGCAACCGCGCACCGATTTCTGCCATTGGGTCATGGTCGACATTCCCGCCGACGTGAGCGAGATCGCCGCCGGCAGCTGCAGCGATGGCGTGGTCGCGCACGGCAAGGCCGACCCGGCCGGCCCGCGCGGCGCGCGCCAGGGCCTGAACGACTACACCGGCTGGTTCGCCGGCAACGCCGACATGGCCGGCGACTGGCGCGGCTACGACGGCCCGTTCCCGCCGCCCAACGACCTGCGCCTGCACCGCTATTTCTTCCGCGTGTTCGCGCTCGACGTCGAACGCCTGCCGTTGCCCGAGCGCTTTACCGCCGCCGACGTGCAGCGCGCCATGCACGCGCATGTGCTGGCCGAAGCGTCGATCTACGGCACCTATTCGCTGAATCCGGCGGTGGCGTCCGCGTAA
- a CDS encoding RDD family protein — protein MDEHDPYRASSAALTAPLEKLDIESTTKVRRFFNWLIDKAVGYACWAVGAAVAVVILGEPAVQWFEEMSRLLELVLSVVSMLAYYTLMEGAFGFTIGKLITNTRVVDEYGRPPGFGRALLRSLCRFIPFEAFSLLMSEDSVRRGWHDSLARCYVIDRPRNGAPAGRPRHSISDQFADGVLPPARPAAESAP, from the coding sequence ATGGACGAACACGACCCGTACCGCGCATCCAGCGCGGCGCTGACCGCGCCGCTGGAAAAGCTGGACATCGAGTCCACGACCAAGGTCCGCCGCTTCTTCAACTGGCTGATCGACAAGGCCGTGGGCTACGCCTGCTGGGCGGTCGGCGCCGCTGTCGCAGTCGTCATCTTGGGTGAGCCGGCGGTGCAATGGTTCGAGGAAATGTCGCGTTTGCTCGAACTAGTGCTCTCCGTCGTTTCGATGTTGGCCTACTACACCCTCATGGAAGGCGCGTTCGGCTTCACCATCGGCAAGCTGATCACCAACACCCGCGTGGTCGACGAATACGGCCGGCCGCCGGGCTTCGGCCGCGCCCTGCTGCGCAGCCTGTGCCGGTTCATCCCGTTCGAAGCCTTCTCGCTGTTGATGAGCGAGGACAGCGTGCGCCGCGGCTGGCACGACTCGCTGGCGCGCTGCTACGTGATCGACCGCCCCCGCAACGGCGCACCCGCCGGCCGCCCGCGCCATTCCATCAGCGATCAGTTCGCCGACGGCGTGCTGCCGCCGGCCAGGCCCGCCGCGGAATCCGCGCCCTAA